From the Streptomyces sp. KMM 9044 genome, one window contains:
- a CDS encoding NUDIX domain-containing protein: protein MTDDTQQAIPAVPSPAAGDEPHEHHMRLLGRYYRQVEAGRKTIEVRVATPNKLAVAAGDTVVFHDRDTGRELDVIVRRITPYPSFEDLLSSEDTARIDPDGPPGELLADLRRIYPPAKEALGALALAFDHRPARPGRLMPLTAEEYAQTVPHHTVYGCLYIRDEHDRPIQLRSVYGSRLWQFPGGNLDAPGEDPLQTARREAVEETGLELGLGTPRLLLTHFLHAGARLPLNKVGLIFDGGRLTAGQLGRIRLDPDEHDMWAVHDLATWQELMAPRAFARLDAVERARRGEGPAYLITHT from the coding sequence ATGACTGACGACACCCAGCAGGCGATCCCAGCCGTCCCGAGCCCGGCGGCCGGAGACGAACCACACGAGCACCACATGCGCCTGCTCGGGCGGTACTACCGCCAAGTGGAAGCAGGCCGCAAGACGATCGAAGTGAGGGTGGCCACCCCGAACAAGCTCGCCGTCGCCGCCGGTGACACGGTCGTCTTCCACGACCGGGACACCGGGCGGGAACTCGACGTCATCGTGCGGCGGATCACCCCGTACCCCTCCTTCGAGGACCTGCTCAGCTCGGAGGACACCGCGCGCATCGACCCGGACGGGCCGCCCGGAGAGCTGCTCGCCGACCTCCGCCGCATCTACCCGCCGGCCAAGGAGGCCCTCGGCGCTCTCGCCCTCGCATTCGATCACCGCCCCGCCCGGCCCGGCCGCCTCATGCCGCTGACGGCCGAGGAGTACGCGCAGACCGTCCCCCACCACACGGTGTACGGCTGCCTGTACATCCGTGACGAGCACGACCGGCCCATCCAGCTCCGCTCGGTCTACGGCTCGAGACTCTGGCAGTTCCCGGGCGGCAACCTGGACGCCCCAGGCGAGGACCCGCTGCAGACCGCACGGCGTGAGGCGGTCGAGGAGACGGGCCTCGAACTGGGTCTGGGAACGCCGAGGCTGCTCCTGACGCACTTCTTGCACGCCGGGGCGCGCCTGCCGTTAAACAAGGTGGGGCTCATCTTCGACGGAGGGCGGCTGACCGCCGGCCAGCTCGGTCGGATCCGCCTTGATCCCGACGAGCACGACATGTGGGCCGTCCACGACCTCGCGACCTGGCAGGAGCTGATGGCGCCGCGCGCCTTCGCCCGCCTCGACGCCGTCGAACGAGCCCGGCGCGGCGAGGGCCCCGCGTACCTGATCACGCACACCTGA